AAAGCAGCTTAGCATGGGCGTTGAGGGTCGCAAATGGGTGGAAGAAAACTATAGTTTAGAAACGCTTTTGGGTCGGTGGGAAGCCCTTTATAAAGATCTTTACCAGAAGAAGTGCGATCTAAAATGAAAAAAATTGCAATCATTGTCCCCTATGCCCCCACGTTTCTCCACTTTCGTGGTCCCCTGGTAAAGTACCTAAGGGAGCAAGGGCATGATCTTGCCCTGTTCGCCCCGGACTGGACACCCGAGCTACGGCGGGCCGTGGAGGGTTTTTCCCAAGGCAATGTTGAGAGCTACCCCCTGGACCGAACGGGCGTGAACCCTCTTGGAGACCTCAGAACTCTGGCTGCCTTAACCTTCTCTTTCCTCCGCTTAAGTCCCAAGGTGGTTTTGACCTTCCAGCCCAAGCCCAACGTCTACGGCATCCTGGCGGCGGCCCTGGCGCGGGTGCCTCTACGAGCGGCGGTGGTGGAGGGGCTGGGTTTTGCCTTCACCCCCGGGGAGGACACGCTAAAGAAGCGGCTGGTGAGGGCGGTCCTCAAGGTGCTCTACCGCTTAAGCTTCGCCTTCGCCCACAAGGTGTTCTTCCTCAATCCGGACGACCTCCAGGAGTTCGTCTCCCAGGGCCTGGTGCGGCCGGAAAAGGCAGTCCTTCTGGGGGGCATTGGGGTGCCCCTGGAGGAGTGGCCCCCCGCCCCGCCACACCTTAAGCCCCTCACTTTCACCCTCATCGCTCGGCTTTTGAAGGAGAAGGGCGTGCGGGAGTTCGCCGAGGCAGCCCGCCGGGTCAAGGCCAAGCACCCCAAGGCGCGCTTCCTCCTCATTGGCCCTCTGGACACCAACCCTGGCGCGATTCCCGAGGAGGAGGTACGCTCTTGGGTGGAGGAAGGGGTGTTGGAGTGGATTCCCTGGACGGACGACGTCCGGCCTTACCTCCGGCAGACGAGCGTCTACGTGCTTCCTTCTTATAGGGAGGGCGTGCCCCGCTCTACCCAGGAGGCCCTGGCCATGGCCCGGCCCGTGATCACCACGGACGCCCCGGGGTGCCGGGAGACGGTGGTGGACGGGGTCAACGGCTTTCTGGTACCCCCTCGGGACCCAGAAGCCTTGGCAGAGGCCATGGAGCGTTTCATCCAAGACCCTTCCCTGGTGGAGCGGATGGGGCGGGAAAGCCGTAAGCTAGCCGAGGAGCGCTTTGACGCCCACAAGATCAATGCTCGCCTTCTGAGCGAGCTTGGAATAAAATGAACCCCGTGTGCCTCCTCCGTTCGCCGACGCTGAAGCGCCTTTTGGACCTGCTGGGGGCCTCTTTTGGCCTCATCGCCTTTGGTCCCCTGATGCTTTACCTCGCCTTCAGGGTCTGGCGGGAGATGGGGAGACCCGTGCTCTTCCGGCAGGTGCGGCCTGGCCTCCACGGCAAGCCCTTTGTGATGTACAAGTTCCGCACCATGACGGATGAGCGGGACGCCGAGGGGAACCTTCTGCCGGACGAAAAGCGCCTCACCCCTTTGGGTAGGTTTCTGCGGGAGCACAGCCTGGACGAGCTTCCCGAGCTCGTCAACGTGCTCAAAGGGGAGATGAGCCTGGTGGGCCCGAGGCCTCTCCTGATGGAGTACCTGGAGCGGTACACCCCGGAGCAGGCCCGGCGCCACGAGGTGAAGCCGGGCATCACCGGCTGGGCGCAGGTGAACGGGAGGAACGCGCTCTCGTGGGAAGAGAAGTTCAAGCTTGACGTGTGGTACGTGGACAACTGGAACCTGCTTTTGGATATTAAAATCCTCCTCATGACCCTGGTGAAGGTGCTGCGGCGGGAGGGGATTAGCGCCGAGGGCCACGCTACCATGCCGGAGTTCAGGGGAACTCAGCGGGGGCTTCAGGTAGTTCAAAAGAAGGAGGTAACCGATGAAGCAAAAAGCGGTTAACATTCTCTTCACAAGTGCAGGCCGTAGGGTTCAACTCCTACGTGCCTTCAAGCAGGCTTACGCAGACTTGGGGTTGAAAGGGCGTATCGTGGCTACCGACATAGATCCGTTAGCGCCAGCACTTCGAGTAGTAGACCGCTCTTATCTTGTTCCTCCAGTTTCTGATCCGGATTACGTTCCTGCACTTGTAGAAATTTGCCAAAAAGAGAAAATTCATCTCTTGTTTCCTCTAATAGATCCTGATATCCCTGTTTTGGCCCGAAACCGCCTAGCATTAGAAGCAACGGGCGCCCGCGTAATGGTCGTGCCGGAGGAATCAGCTTTAATTGCAGCAGATAAATGGGCTACATATAAGTTTTTCGTCAAAAACGGTGTTCCCACTCCCCGCTCCTGGCTTCCCCAAGACATTCGGAAAGAAGAAAGTTTGCGCTTTCCTTTGGTCGTTAAGCCCAGATTTGGAAGCGCAGGAAAAAGTGTCTTTAAAGCCCACAACACCCAAGAACTCTCCTTTTTCTTAGATTATGTCTCAGATCCGATCATTCAAGAGTACACATCCGGACCAGAAATCACCACAGATATAATATGCGATGCGGAGGGAAACGTTTTGGGTTTTGTTTCCCGGCAACGAATTGAGGTTCGCTCTGGCGAGGTCGCAAAGGGAAAAACCGTATACGATCCGCAAGTGGCAGAGTACAGTTTGCATATTGCCAAAGCGCTTGGCGCCATTGGCCCCATAAACGTCCAGTGTTTCCTACATGAAGGAAAACCTCTGTTTACAGAAATCAACGCACGGTTCGGAGGAGGTGCTCCCTTGGGCATTGCTGCAGGTGTTCTCTCACCTCATTGGTACCTAGCCCAAGCCGCAGGCCTTCCTTTAGAAATTCCGCCCTTAGGCACCTACAAGGTCAACCTCTATATGACACGATTTGATGAGGCCTTTTTCTTAACTCGGGAGGAGTATGAGCAAACTCCGAGCCATCGTCTTTGACCTAGACGACACCCTCTACCCCGAGTATAGTTACGTCAGAAGTGGCTTCTGCGCTGTGGCTCAATGGGCTGAAAAAGAACTTGGGATACCGTCCTCCGAAACCTTTACGGAACTTCTCCAGCTTTTCCTAAAAGGTGTACGCGGAAACACTTTTAACCGCTGGTTGGAGTCCCGCGGTATCTGCAGTAAGGACTTAGTCTGCCGGATGGTTCAAGTTTACAGAAACCACCCTCCGCAAATTCGGCCCTACCCAGAGGTTGAAATCATCTTGACTAACCTCCGAAGGACTTACAAACTTGGGATTGTTACCGATGGACATATGGCGGTTCAGCAAAAAAAGCTAGAGAGCCTTTCCATCAGTCATCTATTTGATGCCATTGTTTTCTCCGACGAGTTGGGGAGAGAAAACTGGAAACCCAGTCACCATCCCTTCAAAGTGGTCCTTGAGCGGCTGGGTGTCTCCGGATTCGAAGCAGTCTATGTAGGCGATAATCCACAAAAGGATTTCCTCGGTGCCAAGCAGGTAGGTATGCGAACTATCCGTGTGCGCCGCGAAGAGGGCCTATACAGTTCCCTTGAACCTCCTTCCGCTGAGCATGCTCCTAACGTGGAAATAAAGACACTCCGAGAGATAGAAACTGCTCTTGAGCAACTTCTCGATGAAAAGTATCATTAGGAGTGAAGGCAGATGAAGCGCATCTACCTTTCCTCTCCACACCTCTCCGGCCTCGAGGTCCAGTTCCTCCAAGAAGCCTTGGAGTCAGGCTGGATCGCCCCTCTTGGCCCCCAGGTGGAAGCCTTTGAGCAGGAGTTTGCCGAGGTGGTGGGTGCCCCCTATGCTCTGGCTCTGAGCTCGGGCACGGCCGCCATCCATCTGGCCCTGATCCTGGCCGGGGTGGGCCCCGGGGACGAGGTGGCGGTTTCCACCCTTACCTTTGCCGCCAGCGCCTTCCCCGTGCTCTACTTGGGCGCCAAGCCTGTGTTCGTGGATAGCGAACGCACCTCCTGGAACATGGATCCAGGCCTCCTCGCCGAGTTCCTGGAGGCCCGGGCCAAGAAGGGGAAGCTTCCCAAGGCAGTGGTGCTGGTGCACCTTTACGGCCAAAGCGCGGACATAGACGCCATTCAAGGCCTTTGCCAAGAGTATGGGCTGACCCTTATTGAGGATGCGGCGGAAGCTTTGGGGAGCACCTACAAGGGCAAAAGCCCAGGCACCTTCGGCTTCGCAGGTATATTTTCTTTTAACGGCAACAAGATCATCACCACCTCAGGTGGGGGCATGTTGGTTTCCAATGACGAGAAGCTCATTGCCCACGCCCGGAAGCTCGCCACCCAGGCCCGGGAGCCGGTGCCCTGGTACGAGCACCGGGAGGTGGGGTACAACTACCGCATGAGCAACCTCCTGGCGGCGGTGGGGCGGGCGCAACTAAGGACCCTGGAGGAGCGAGTGCAAGCCCGGCGGCGCATCTACGAACGCTACGTGGCCGGGCTTTCTGACCTTCCAGGCCTTTCCTTCCAGCCCGAGGCCCCTTGGGGAAGGCACACCCGCTGGCTCACGGTGATGCTTGTGGACCGGGAGGCCTTTGGCCGGGGCCCGGAAGAGATCCGGCAGGCCCTCGAGGGGCTAGGCATTGAAACCCGGCCCGTATGGAAGCCCCTTCACCTCCAGCCCGTTTTCCACGGGGCGGAAACCGTAGGGGGCGGCGTTGCGGAAGACCTCTTTGCCCGGGGTCTTTGCCTCCCTTCCGGCTCCTCCCTCACCCCTGAGGAGCAGGACCGGGTCATAGAGGCCATTCGGTCCCTGGCGGAGACTTAGGCCACGTTCGGATTTCCCCTTCCCCCCCTCTTGAAGGGGGTAGCATGATTCCCGGTATGCGCGGGGCTATTAAGTTTTTGGTAGACCTTCTTCTCTGGACCCTGGCCGCGCCCTTGGCGTTCCTCCTGCGCCTCGAGGGCCTCCCTCCTGAGTATCAAGCTTCCCTTTGGGTCTACACCCTCCTCGGCCTTCCGGTGAAGGCCCTCCTCATCGCCCTCTTCGGCCTCCACCGCCAGGCCTGGAGCCGGGTGGGGGTTCGGGACCTGGTACGGCTCGCCTTGGCCGTGGGTCTGGGGGGCGCCATCCTCTTTGTCTTCGGTCTTCTCTTAGACGGCTTCCTCCCCGTGCCGCGAAGCGTGCCCCTGATCTCCAGCGCCCTGGCCTTCCTGGCCATGGGGGGGGGTGCGCCTTGGGGTGCGCCTCTACTGGGAAGAGAAAAAGGGCAGGGGCAAGGGAGGAACCAAAAAGCGGGTCCTCGTCGTGGGGGCTGGGGAGGCGGGCACCATGGTGGTCCGGGAGATGCTCCGCCACCCGGAGGCGGGCCTTTACCCTGTGGGCTTTCTGGACGACGACCCCAACAAGCGGGGCCAGACCATCGCTGGGGTCCGGGTAGTTGGCGCTTTGGACGACCTTCCCCGGGCGGTTCGGGCCCTGGAAGTGGACGAGGTCCTGGTGGCCATTCCCTCGGCCCCCGGTTCCGTGGTGCGCAAGGTGGTGGAGTTGGCCCGCGCGGTGGGGGTGTCCTACCGGATCTTGCCAGGAATTCACGAGATCCTCTCGGGCCGGGTGGGGCTTTCGCAGATCCGGGAAGTGCGGGTGGAAGACCTTCTCCGCAGGGAGCCTGTGCGGCTCAACCTGGAAGAGATTGCGGGCTACCTGGAAGGCCGGGTGGTTCTCGTCACCGGGGCCGGGGGCTCCATTGGAAGCGAGCTCGTACGCCAGGTGGCCCGCTTCCACCCCGAGCAAGTGGTCCTCCTGGGGCGGGGAGAGAACAGCCTTTTTTCCCTGGAGAAGGAGCTTGAGGCCCAGTGGCCTGAGCTGAGGTACAAGGTGGTGGTGGCCGACGTGCGGGACCAAGACCGGCTTCGCCGCGTTTTCCAGGCCTACAGGCCCCAGGTGGTCTTCCACGCCGCCGCCCACAAGCACGTGCCCCTAATGGAGGTCCAGCCCGATGAGGCCATCCTCAACAACGTGGGCGGAACGCACAACGTGGTGAAACTCTGCTTGGAGTTCGGCGTGGAGCGCCTGGTAAACATCTCCACCGACAAGGCGGTGAACCCCACTTCGGTGATGGGGGCGAGCAAGCGGGTGGCGGAGCAGGTGGTGGCTTGGGGGGCCTCGAGGGCTGCCCCGGGGCAGGTCTTCGTCTCCGTGCGCTTCGGCAACGTGCTGGGCAGCCGCGGAAGCGTGGTCCCCCTTTTCCTAGAGCAGATCAAGAGGGGTGGGCCGGTAACCGTGACCCATCCCGAGATGCGCCGCTACTTCATGACCATACCCGAGGCCGCCCAGCTTGTGCTTCAGGCCGGGGGCATGGGAGAAAACGGAAGGGTATACGTCCTGGACATGGGGGAGCCCGTGAGAATCCTTGACTTGGCCAAGGACCTCATCCGGCTCGCGGGTTTTGAGCCCTACCGGGACATAGACATCGTCTTTACCGGGGTTAGGCCAGGGGAGAAGCTCTTTGAAGAACTCCTCACCGCAGAGGAGGGAACCGAAGCGAGCTACCACGAGAAGATATGGGTGGCTAAACCCAGCGCCCTCCCGCGGGAGTTCCCCAGGCTCCTAGAAGAGCTTGACCTGGCCGCCCGGCGCGGGGACGAGCGCCGAATCCGAGAACTTCTCAGGCAACTGATTCCCACTTACAAGCCGAACAGCATCCCTGCGGAAAAACTCCCTGAAGATCCCGTATAGTGAGGCCGTTATGGTGGAAACCCCAAGCGAAGAGCTTACCCTAAGGGATATTCTAGAAATCCTTAAGCGCCAGAAGGTTTGGATTCTCACCCTTCCCCTCCTCTTCGGCGCGGTGGCCCTCATCTACGGCTTCTTCATCGCCGAGCCCACCTACGCCTCCACCGCCACCCTAAGCGTGGCCCCGGTGCAGGTGCAGGCCCAGCTGGAGCAGAGGATCCAGGTGCAGCAGGCCACCCCCATCACCTTTGAGGGCCTGAAGGCCCTGGCCCTCTCCGAGGAGGTGGTGGGGGGGGTGTGGGAGGCCCTGAGGAAGGAGGGGAGGCTTCCCACCCGCTGGCAGGACCAGGGGAACCTCAGGGGCGTGGAGCGGATGCTCCGGGACCTTCAGGTGAAGGACATCTCCCCTAGGGTCCAGGCGGCAAACCCCAACCAGGTGCCCCCCATCGTGGCGACCTTCACCGTCAAGGCTCCCGACCCCCAAGTGGCGGCCAAGGCGGCGAACCTCTGGGTGGAGGCGGTGAAGCGCAAGGTGAACGAGATCCCCCTGCAGCGCCTTAAGGCGAGCCTCCTGGCCCTCGAGGAGCAGGTGGCCCCCGCGGAGAAGGCCTACCGTGAGGCCCAGGCGAGGTGGGAGGCCTTCCAGAAGGCCACCACCCTCGCCCAGGACAAGGCGGAGCTGGAGGCCAAGACCGGGGAGCGGGTGAGCCTGGACCAGGAGCTTTCCGGCCTGGAGCGGGACCTTTCGGCGGTGCGGGGGCGGATAGAGGCCCTAAGCCGGGAGGCGGACCGCCAGGCCCGGCTCGTGCCCCTGAACACGAGCCCCGAGCAGCTCGCCATCATCGGCAAGCGCCTCCAGGAGGCCCAGACCGCCCTGAAGGGGGAGACGGAGAAGGCCCGGCAGGCCTACCTGGCGGCGGCCAAGGCCCTCGAGGCCTTCAAGGAAAGGGAACGGATCGCCGAGTGGCAAAATGAGTTAAATAGGCTTTCCGGACAGTTAGCGGAGATCGGGGTGCGTCTGGCCCAGATCGCCACCGAGCAAGCCTCCAGAGAAGCTTCCCTGAGGGAGGTGGAGGCCGCTTTGGCGAAAGAGCCAAAGGTCTTGGACGTGGTTCGCGAAGTCGTGGCCGACCCCGTCTTGGCCGCGGCCGTGGCCAAAGGAGACTTAAGCGCGCTGATAGGATTGAGGCTCAGCGTGCAGGAGGTCAATCCCGTTTACGCTCCCCTCCTTACCCAGGCGGTGAACCTTCGCAGTCAGATCAAGGCCCTGGAAGCCGAAGAGCAAGCCCTGCTTAAGGAGCAAGAAGCGATCTTCCAACGCATCTCTTCCCTCAAGAAGCTCCTGTCGGCCCAGGAGCGGGAGAAGGAGGCCATCACCCTGGAGTACAACACCAAGAAGGCCGCCTACGAGGCCCTCCGGTCCCGCTACGACCAGATCGCCACCCTCACCGCCCAGGACCTCGCCTTTGACAACCCCAACCCCGAGTACCAGCGCCTGCGCTCGGCCCTCATAGACGCCCAGGCGGAGGAGGCGAGGCTTCTTGCCAGGAAGGCGGCCCTTCAGGCCCGCATCGCCCAGGTGGACGCCCGCATCGGCATCCTCAAGGACCGGGTGGCCCGGGCCCAGGTGGAGCAGGACACCCTAAGCCAGGCCCTGGAGCTCGCCAAGAACGCCTACCTGGCCCTGGCCCAGAAGCGCACCGACTTAAATATCCAGATCGCCAGCAACCAGGAGGCCTGGGCCTCCATCCTGGCCCCCGCCTACCCCATCTACGAGAAGGTGGCGCCCAGGCGGGGTCTCCTCTTCGCCCTGGCTGTGGCCTTGGGCTTGATGCTTGGGGTGATGGCCGCCTTCATCGCCGAGGCCCTAAGGCCCCAGGAGGCCCCTTCCAGGGGAAGCGCATGAACCGGGCGCGCGACTGGATGCGGCAAGCCGAGCGGGACCTTGAGCACGCCCAAAAGAGCCTGGAGCTCGGCCACTGGGAATGGGCTTGCTTCGCCGCCCATCAGGCGGCGGAGAAAGCCCTCAAAGCAGTTTATTTCGCCTTGGGGGCCGAGGCCTTCGGCCACGCGCTCACCCACCTCTTGGCCGGCCTTCACGAACGGCTCAGCCTGACCCCCGAGCTCAGGCGCTGCGCCCTGGTGTTGGATCGGCTCTACATCCCCACGCGCTATCCGGACAGCTGGCTCTAGACTCCTATGGAGAGGAGGAGGCCCGGGATGCGCTCCTTTGTGCAGGAGAAATCCTACGGTCCGGTCAAAGTGTTCTGGCTGGACCGGGAGAGGCTGCTTCAGGCTCTTGAAGAAAAGGCGGCCGAGCTCCTCGCCACCTTCCCCGAGGTCCTCGCCGTGGTCCTCTTCGGCTCCTTGGCCCGGGGAGAGGCGACCCCGCGGAGCGACGCCGACCTCCTCCTTCTCGTGGGGGAGGCTCCCCCCTTCCTGGAGCGCCCCGGGCGTTACCTTCCCCTCTTCGCCGATCTGGGTTTTCCCGTGGACCTTTTGGTCTACACCCCGAAGGAGGCCGAGGCCAATCCCCTGGCGCGGCGGGCCCTGACGGAGGGCCGGGTTCTGGCCGAGCGGAAGGGCTAAAGGCGGGCCGCTTCCTCCAACGCCCTCTCGGCCTCCTCCATGTACCGGTCCCAGGGGATGAGGGCGTAGCCCCCCTCCTTCCGAGCGGCGTAGTAGGGAAGGTCCAGGGAGAGGGAGGTTCGCACCTCGAGGTGTTCCCGCACCAGGGCGGGGAGGGGTTTGGGGAAAACCTTGGGGCGCCTCAAGCGCTCTAGGAGAAGGGCCAAACGCAAGGGGGCCATCAGTTCCTCCGCACCTTCTTGTTGAGGAAGTCCAGGAGGAGGTACTTGCCGATGTTCCTGGGGCTCGTGAGGTAGGCCTTGCCCCGGGTGATCTGGGAAAGCTTCTTCACGAAGGCGAGAAGCTCGGGCTCCCGGGCAAGCATAAAGGTGTGGATGGGGATCCCTTCCCGCCTCGCCAGGGTGGCCTCCTTGAGGGTCTCGGCGAGGATCAAGGGGTCCAGGCCCCAGGCGTTTTTGTAGATCTCCCCGCTCGGGAGGGTTAAGGCCGAGGGCTTGCCGTCGGTGATGAGGATGATCTGCTTCATCTCCCCGCCCATCTTCCTAAGGAGGGTCCGGGCGAGCTCCAGGCCCGCCTTGGTGTTGGTGTGGTAGGGCCCCACCTGGGCCAGGGGGAGCTTGGCCAGGGGGATCTCCTCGGCGGTGTCGTGGAAGAGGACGAAGCGGACCCGGTCGCCGGGGTACTGGGTGCGGATGAGGTGGGCGAGGGCGAGGGCCACTTTCTTCGCCGGGGTGAAGCGGTCCTCCCCGTAGAGGATCATGGAGTGGGAGCAGTCCAGGAGGACCACGGTGCTCATGCTGGCGGTGTACTCGGCGAGGTCTATGACCAGATCCTCGTGGGAAAGGCCTTCCAGCCCCTTGGCCACGGCCTTCTTGAGGGTCTCGGGGACGTTGAGCTCCAAGGGGTCTCCCCACTCCCAGGGCTTGGTCTCCCCCGTCTTCTCCACCCCGGGGGCGTGGTGGGGGGTGGGGTGGAGGCCCGGGGGGTTGCGGCCCAGGGCCCCGAGGAGCTCCCGGAGGCTTTTCAGGCCCAGGAAGTCCGAGGCCTTCTCCGTGAGCTCCAGGCGGGCCTCCCCCGCCTCGCCCCGGTACCCCCCTTGGGCGGGCTCCGTGGGGTCTTCCCCGGGAAGGCGCAGGTAGCCCGCCTCCTGGAGTTTCCGGATCATCCCCTGGATGGCCTGGTAGAGCCTCGTCTCCTCCTTGCGGTCGGCGAAGCGGGCCTCGCGGAGCCAGTCCTCGGGGACGAGCTCGTTCTTGAGGAGGGCCTGGAGGAGGGCGTCGTAGAGGTCCTCGAGGGTGGGGGCGCGGTTAGGGTCCGGGTCGTAGCGCTGGAAGGGGTCGGAAAACCCCGAGTCCAGGAGGAAGTCCTCCAGGAGGGAGAGGATCTCCTCGGGGGAAAGCTCTTCCAGGCCGCCTTCGTAGCGGCTATAGCGGATGGCCTTCATCGCCACCTCCTAAGCTCTAGAACTCGGCCCATAGGACCCCTTCGCTAAGCACCCGCTCCCGGAAGGCGGGGTCGGCCTCGGCGAGGTCCACGAGGTCCACCCGCCGCACCACGGGGGCCTCCTCCAGGGCCTCCCGGAGGAGGGGCAGGAGGGGAGCGAGGGGGGTGGGAGAGAGGAGGGCGAGGTCCAGGTCGGAGGCCCGCCGCCCCTCCCATCGGGCGAAGGAGCCGAAGAGGAATAGCCTCGTCCCCGTGCCCTGGAGGTAGGGCCTCAGGGCCTTTAGGACCGCCTCCTTGTCCCGGTCTAGGCTAGTTGCCATAGCTCCTCGGGCGCTCCGCCGCCTGGTAGCTCGCCTCGCCCCGGGAGAGCTTCCGCCGCCCCACGAGGCCCTCCAGGATGAACTCCCCGGCGGAAAGCAAAACCTCAGGGGCTTCCCCCTCGGCCAGGGCCCTCGCCGCCTCCAGAAGCCCCGGGACCCCGGCCATGGCCCTAAGGGCCTCCTCCACGTCCCCTTCGGGCAGGGTGAGGAGGTTCCCCTCCTCAAAGTGGGCCACGATGGGCTCGGTCCTCAGGCGGTAGCGGGGGAGGACCAGGCCGAAGGCCCTTTGCACGATCTCCCGCGCCACCCTCTCCGCCCCCTGGAGCTCCCCCTCGTACTCCAGTTCCAGCTTTCCGGTGATGGCGGGAAGCCCCTGGTAGAGGTCCAGAGGCCTCGCCACGGGCCTTCCTCCGTAAAGGAGGGCCCTTCTTTCGGCGCTTGCCGCCACCACCTCCAAAAGGCTGATGGCGAGGCGCTGGGAGACCCCCGCCGTCTGGTCCACGCGGCGGTCCTCCCGGGCGGCGAAGGCCACGGCCTCCACGGAAAGCCTCACCCACTCCGGGACCAGGACCCCCTCCGGCACGTAGGCCTCCTGGGCGCTGATCCGGGCGCCCTCCTCCAGGGAGCGGGGGTAGTGGGTGCGGATCTCGCTCCCGATGCGGTCCTTGAGGGGGGTCACGATCCTGCCCCGGGCGGTGTAGTCCTGGGGGTTGGCGGTGAAGACGAGCCAGACGTCCAGGGGAAGCCGGAGGGGGTAGCCCCGGATCTGGACGTCGCCCTCCTCGAGGATGTTGAAGAGGGCCACCTGCACCTTGGGGGCGAGGTCGGCGAGCTCGTTCACGGCGAAGATCCCCCGGTTGGCCCGGGGCAGGAGGCCGTAGTGGATGCTCTCCAAGTCCGCCATCCCCGTGCCCCGCCTGGCCGCCTTGATGGGGTCCATGTCCCCGAGGAGGTCGGCCACGGTGGTGTCGGGGGTGGCGAGCTTCTCCACGTACCGGTCCTCCCGGGAAAGCCAGACGATGGGGGCGTCGTCCCCGGCCTCCTCCAGAAGGCGCTTCCCCTCGGGGGAGATGGGAAAGAGGGGGTTGTCGCGAAGCTCCGTGGCGAGGGCGGGGACCTCCTCATCCAGGAGGCCTGTGAGGCTTCGCAGGATCCGGCTTTTCGCCTGGCCCCGGGTGCCGAGGAGGATGAAGTTCTGCTTGGCGAGGATGGCCTGGACCAGGGCGGGGATCACCGTATCCTCGTAGCCGTGGATGCCGGGGAAGAGCTTCTCCCCGCGCCTGAGCTTCTCCCGGAGGTTCTCCCGGGCCTCGTCCTTCACGGTGCGGCGGAGCTTCTCCAGGGGGTAGGTGCGCCTGAGTTCGC
This region of Thermus thermophilus genomic DNA includes:
- a CDS encoding nucleotidyltransferase domain-containing protein translates to MFWLDRERLLQALEEKAAELLATFPEVLAVVLFGSLARGEATPRSDADLLLLVGEAPPFLERPGRYLPLFADLGFPVDLLVYTPKEAEANPLARRALTEGRVLAERKG
- a CDS encoding ATP-grasp domain-containing protein, whose amino-acid sequence is MKQKAVNILFTSAGRRVQLLRAFKQAYADLGLKGRIVATDIDPLAPALRVVDRSYLVPPVSDPDYVPALVEICQKEKIHLLFPLIDPDIPVLARNRLALEATGARVMVVPEESALIAADKWATYKFFVKNGVPTPRSWLPQDIRKEESLRFPLVVKPRFGSAGKSVFKAHNTQELSFFLDYVSDPIIQEYTSGPEITTDIICDAEGNVLGFVSRQRIEVRSGEVAKGKTVYDPQVAEYSLHIAKALGAIGPINVQCFLHEGKPLFTEINARFGGGAPLGIAAGVLSPHWYLAQAAGLPLEIPPLGTYKVNLYMTRFDEAFFLTREEYEQTPSHRL
- a CDS encoding HEPN domain-containing protein, with product MNRARDWMRQAERDLEHAQKSLELGHWEWACFAAHQAAEKALKAVYFALGAEAFGHALTHLLAGLHERLSLTPELRRCALVLDRLYIPTRYPDSWL
- a CDS encoding DegT/DnrJ/EryC1/StrS family aminotransferase; this encodes MKRIYLSSPHLSGLEVQFLQEALESGWIAPLGPQVEAFEQEFAEVVGAPYALALSSGTAAIHLALILAGVGPGDEVAVSTLTFAASAFPVLYLGAKPVFVDSERTSWNMDPGLLAEFLEARAKKGKLPKAVVLVHLYGQSADIDAIQGLCQEYGLTLIEDAAEALGSTYKGKSPGTFGFAGIFSFNGNKIITTSGGGMLVSNDEKLIAHARKLATQAREPVPWYEHREVGYNYRMSNLLAAVGRAQLRTLEERVQARRRIYERYVAGLSDLPGLSFQPEAPWGRHTRWLTVMLVDREAFGRGPEEIRQALEGLGIETRPVWKPLHLQPVFHGAETVGGGVAEDLFARGLCLPSGSSLTPEEQDRVIEAIRSLAET
- a CDS encoding sugar transferase — translated: MNPVCLLRSPTLKRLLDLLGASFGLIAFGPLMLYLAFRVWREMGRPVLFRQVRPGLHGKPFVMYKFRTMTDERDAEGNLLPDEKRLTPLGRFLREHSLDELPELVNVLKGEMSLVGPRPLLMEYLERYTPEQARRHEVKPGITGWAQVNGRNALSWEEKFKLDVWYVDNWNLLLDIKILLMTLVKVLRREGISAEGHATMPEFRGTQRGLQVVQKKEVTDEAKSG
- a CDS encoding Wzz/FepE/Etk N-terminal domain-containing protein, producing MVETPSEELTLRDILEILKRQKVWILTLPLLFGAVALIYGFFIAEPTYASTATLSVAPVQVQAQLEQRIQVQQATPITFEGLKALALSEEVVGGVWEALRKEGRLPTRWQDQGNLRGVERMLRDLQVKDISPRVQAANPNQVPPIVATFTVKAPDPQVAAKAANLWVEAVKRKVNEIPLQRLKASLLALEEQVAPAEKAYREAQARWEAFQKATTLAQDKAELEAKTGERVSLDQELSGLERDLSAVRGRIEALSREADRQARLVPLNTSPEQLAIIGKRLQEAQTALKGETEKARQAYLAAAKALEAFKERERIAEWQNELNRLSGQLAEIGVRLAQIATEQASREASLREVEAALAKEPKVLDVVREVVADPVLAAAVAKGDLSALIGLRLSVQEVNPVYAPLLTQAVNLRSQIKALEAEEQALLKEQEAIFQRISSLKKLLSAQEREKEAITLEYNTKKAAYEALRSRYDQIATLTAQDLAFDNPNPEYQRLRSALIDAQAEEARLLARKAALQARIAQVDARIGILKDRVARAQVEQDTLSQALELAKNAYLALAQKRTDLNIQIASNQEAWASILAPAYPIYEKVAPRRGLLFALAVALGLMLGVMAAFIAEALRPQEAPSRGSA
- a CDS encoding polysaccharide biosynthesis protein, giving the protein MRLGVRLYWEEKKGRGKGGTKKRVLVVGAGEAGTMVVREMLRHPEAGLYPVGFLDDDPNKRGQTIAGVRVVGALDDLPRAVRALEVDEVLVAIPSAPGSVVRKVVELARAVGVSYRILPGIHEILSGRVGLSQIREVRVEDLLRREPVRLNLEEIAGYLEGRVVLVTGAGGSIGSELVRQVARFHPEQVVLLGRGENSLFSLEKELEAQWPELRYKVVVADVRDQDRLRRVFQAYRPQVVFHAAAHKHVPLMEVQPDEAILNNVGGTHNVVKLCLEFGVERLVNISTDKAVNPTSVMGASKRVAEQVVAWGASRAAPGQVFVSVRFGNVLGSRGSVVPLFLEQIKRGGPVTVTHPEMRRYFMTIPEAAQLVLQAGGMGENGRVYVLDMGEPVRILDLAKDLIRLAGFEPYRDIDIVFTGVRPGEKLFEELLTAEEGTEASYHEKIWVAKPSALPREFPRLLEELDLAARRGDERRIRELLRQLIPTYKPNSIPAEKLPEDPV
- a CDS encoding HAD family hydrolase, encoding MSKLRAIVFDLDDTLYPEYSYVRSGFCAVAQWAEKELGIPSSETFTELLQLFLKGVRGNTFNRWLESRGICSKDLVCRMVQVYRNHPPQIRPYPEVEIILTNLRRTYKLGIVTDGHMAVQQKKLESLSISHLFDAIVFSDELGRENWKPSHHPFKVVLERLGVSGFEAVYVGDNPQKDFLGAKQVGMRTIRVRREEGLYSSLEPPSAEHAPNVEIKTLREIETALEQLLDEKYH
- a CDS encoding glycosyltransferase family 4 protein produces the protein MKKIAIIVPYAPTFLHFRGPLVKYLREQGHDLALFAPDWTPELRRAVEGFSQGNVESYPLDRTGVNPLGDLRTLAALTFSFLRLSPKVVLTFQPKPNVYGILAAALARVPLRAAVVEGLGFAFTPGEDTLKKRLVRAVLKVLYRLSFAFAHKVFFLNPDDLQEFVSQGLVRPEKAVLLGGIGVPLEEWPPAPPHLKPLTFTLIARLLKEKGVREFAEAARRVKAKHPKARFLLIGPLDTNPGAIPEEEVRSWVEEGVLEWIPWTDDVRPYLRQTSVYVLPSYREGVPRSTQEALAMARPVITTDAPGCRETVVDGVNGFLVPPRDPEALAEAMERFIQDPSLVERMGRESRKLAEERFDAHKINARLLSELGIK